A genomic window from Sparus aurata chromosome 4, fSpaAur1.1, whole genome shotgun sequence includes:
- the cmtr2 gene encoding cap-specific mRNA (nucleoside-2'-O-)-methyltransferase 2 encodes MSSRNGKRRKVGKPQQIHNLVEFDPETQTEIHALFSKVRTYVKPSNGEWSLPDPNTTLRHSVEEHSRLQALKASLNAVKNQLSDKNVQVWHQHTNSTNRAGKVITAVRSAANAEICTQAWCKFSEILGTFNLLPGEALQNGELNTIHLCEAPGAFITALNHYIKTRESTRYCDWSWVANTLNPYHEANGGNTTIADDRLIANTLPWWFFGSDNTGNIMSQKHLLELQTFVANMRRVDLVTADGSFDCQENPDEQESLVASLHYCEVTAALLLLSLGGSFVLKMFTLYEHSSICLLYLLNCCFRSVSVFKPATSKAGNSEVYVVCLNYDGKEAVRPLLSKLIRNYGPHLADREALFPNSLVPESFQKQHEEVCVYFHALQVETITENLRLFEGMSKEQRQGLDYIRDCTAQEYLQRFQVSFLPRSQWISRNTVSPACCRVSAGRPLGQRKQTGSFNERRELQTLSWRERIERGCCAAWIQRHCTEASGTGCLLQGPLSECDLDSWFVIVGAALPAVRNSPFCEGVLLNHLNEALMDTAVDWTRPPSCDSCHVACTASILSDVAGLCDFRDATKKKRQCLVFGSRSVWAACESQLKDLVFMFSAEPSFPQRGCVTLHDGEPLYQQQLLGCVVYSLQTLNSGDDLLLPVFSALTRVTAAVVLCLHVCFNAVTFRCPPPSGVVGTVLVCAGFCPEAAARLLPVLTDAHNCMGQLRGEEGENVPSGSDRQVLQFVPMEEMLTGGLTEFLWTMNSEIMQHKLHLLMQS; translated from the exons ATGAGCTCACGCAAtgggaaaagaaggaaagtcGGCAAGCCGCAGCAAATCCACAACTTGGTGGAGTTTGACCCTGAAACACAGACTGAGATTCATGCTCTTTTTAGTAAAGTTAGAACCTATGTGAAACCATCTAATGGGGAGTGGAGCCTCCCCGACCCAAACACCACTCTCAGACACTCTGTGGAGGAACATAGCCGGCTGCAGGCCCTGAAGGCATCACTGAACGCAGTGAAGAACCAGCTCAGTGACAAGAACGTGCAGGTCTGGCATCAGCACACCAACTCCACCAATCGAGCCGGGAAGGTGATCACTGCTGTGCGCTCTGCTGCCAACGCAGAGATCTGCACTCAGGCCTGGTGCAAGTTCTCTGAGATCCTGGGAACCTTTAATCTTCTTCCAGGCGAGGCTCTTCAAAATGGAGAGCTGAACACGATCCACCtttgtgaagctccaggagCCTTTATAACTGCTCTAAACCACTACATCAAAACCAGAGAGTCCACTCGCTACTGTGACTGGAGCTGGGTCGCCAACACGCTCAACCCTTACCACGAGGCTAATGGTGGAAACACAACGATTGCGGATGATCGGCTGATTGCTAACACGCTGCCCTGGTGGTTCTTCGGCTCAGACAACACAGGGAACATCATGAGCCAGAAACATTTGCTGGAACTGCAGACATTTGTGGCAAATATGCGTCGAGTTGATCTGGTGACGGCAGACGGTAGCTTTGACTGTCAGGAGAACCCAGACGAGCAGGAATCGCTTGTAGCGTCACTGCATTACTGCGAGGTcacagctgcactgctgctccTGAGCCTTGGTGGCTCCTTCGTACTGAAAATGTTTACTCTGTATGAACACTCCTCTATCTGCTTACTCTACCTGCTGAACTGCTGCTTCCGCTCTGTTAGCGTCTTCAAACCTGCCACCAGCAAGGCTGGCAACTCCGAGGTTTATGTCGTATGTCTGAACTATGATGGCAAGGAAGCTGTGAGACCACTGCTCTCAAAACTGATTCGTAACTACGGACCACATCTGGCTGACAGAGAGGCACTTTTCCCAAACTCACTTGTCCCGGAGTCATTTCAGAAGCAGCatgaagaggtgtgtgtgtacttCCATGCACTCCAGGTGGAGACCATCACAGAAAACCTGCGACTGTTTGAAGGAATGAGCAAAGAGCAGAGGCAAGGGCTCGACTACATCAGGGACTGTACGGCTCAGGAATACCTGCAGCGCTTCCAG GTGAGCTTCCTTCCCCGGAGTCAATGGATCTCCCGCAACACGGTGAGTCCGGCCTGCTGCAGGGTCTCAGCGGGTCGACCTCTGGGACAGAGGAAGCAAACAGGCTCCTTCAACGAGAGGAGGGAATTGCAGACCCTGAGCTGGAGGGAGCGCATCGAGAGAGGTTGCTGTGCCGCCTGGATACAGAGACACTGCACAGAGGCCAGTGGGACGGGCTGCCTGCTGCAAGGACCACTGTCCGAGTGTGACCTGGACTCATGGTTTGTTATCGTCGGGGCTGCGCTGCCTGCAGTCAGAAACTCTCCGTTCTGTGAAGGAGTATTGTTGAACCACTTGAATGAAGCCCTGATGGACACAGCAGTAGACTGGACTCGCCCACCGTCCTGTGATTCATGTCATGTCGCTTGCACGGCCTCCATCTTGTCAGATGTGGCAGGTCTGTGCGACTTCCGTGATGCCACCAAAAAGAAGAGGCAGTGTCTGGTGTTTGGCAGCCGCTCAGTGTGGGCTGCCTGTGAAAGCCAACTCAAGGATTTGGTCTTCATGTTTTCTGCAGAGCCTTCATTTCCTCAAAGAGGCTGTGTTACACTGCACGACGGGGAGCCGCTTTACCAGCAGCAGCTCTTGGGTTGTGTTGTGTATTCCCTGCAGACCCTGAACTCTGGGGATGACCTGCTGCTGCCCGTGTTTTCTGCCCTCACCCGTGTTACGGCAGCTGTTGTGCTTTGCCTGCATGTCTGTTTTAACGCAGTCACATTCAGGTGTCCGCCGCCCTCAGGCGTAGTTGGGACAGTGCTTGTGTGTGCTGGATTTTGCCCTGAAGCGGCTGCACGATTACTCCCTGTTCTGACTGACGCCCATAACTGCATGGGTCAGttaagaggagaggagggtgaaaATGTGCCGTCTGGAAGCGACAGACAGGTGCTGCAGTTTGTTCCTATGGAGGAAATGCTCACTGGAGGACTGACTGAGTTCCTGTGGACCATGAACTCTGAAATTATGCAACACAAGCTGCATTTGCTCATGCAGTCATAG